The following proteins are encoded in a genomic region of Mycobacterium kiyosense:
- a CDS encoding molybdenum-pterin-binding protein, producing the protein MRLSTRNQLKGTITEVDLGTVMAIVKVRLDGGEQVVTSSITKDAAVELGLRVGQPATVFVKSTEVTIGVE; encoded by the coding sequence ATGCGCCTATCCACCCGCAACCAGCTCAAGGGAACCATCACCGAAGTCGACCTGGGCACCGTGATGGCGATCGTCAAGGTCCGCCTCGACGGCGGCGAACAGGTCGTCACCTCTTCGATCACCAAGGATGCCGCGGTCGAACTCGGCCTGCGGGTCGGGCAGCCCGCGACGGTGTTCGTCAAGTCCACCGAAGTGACGATCGGCGTCGAATAG
- the msrA gene encoding peptide methionine sulfoxide reductase MsrA gives MTSTQRAVLAGGCFWGMQDLIRRQPGVVSTRVGYSGGDVPNATYRNHGTHAEAVEIIFDPSVTDFRTLLEFFFQIHDPTTKDRQGNDRGPSYRSAIFYTDEEQKRIALDTIADVDASGLWPGKVVTEVSPVGDFWEAEPEHQDYLLRYPHGYTCHFVRPGWKLPRRADASR, from the coding sequence ATGACTAGCACACAACGAGCAGTTCTCGCCGGCGGCTGCTTCTGGGGCATGCAAGATCTAATCCGTAGGCAACCCGGCGTGGTGTCCACGCGGGTCGGCTACAGCGGTGGCGACGTTCCCAACGCGACGTATCGCAACCACGGGACGCACGCCGAGGCCGTCGAGATCATCTTCGACCCGAGCGTCACCGACTTCCGCACACTGCTGGAGTTCTTCTTTCAGATCCACGACCCGACCACCAAGGACCGGCAGGGCAACGACCGCGGCCCCAGCTACCGATCAGCGATCTTCTACACCGACGAGGAGCAGAAGCGGATCGCGCTGGACACCATCGCCGATGTCGATGCCTCCGGGCTGTGGCCGGGCAAGGTGGTGACCGAGGTCAGCCCGGTCGGGGATTTCTGGGAGGCCGAGCCCGAGCACCAGGACTACCTGCTGCGCTATCCGCACGGCTACACCTGCCACTTCGTGCGGCCAGGGTGGAAGCTGCCGCGACGGGCCGACGCCAGCCGGTAG
- a CDS encoding TetR family transcriptional regulator: protein MTVAAGSADLADGTVADPFRLRLLDGLAASIGERGYRATTVADIVRHARTSKRTFYDQFPSKEQCFLELLQVEIQVMAQDIRAAVDPEADWHHQIRQAVEGYVGHIESRPAITLSWIREFTYLGEVARPVQRQSLELLTNLLVGLSGSPGFQRAGLPPLTEPLAVILVGGLRELVALAVEDGRPPREIVEPAVDASIALLGPRH, encoded by the coding sequence GTGACCGTCGCGGCTGGCAGTGCCGATCTGGCCGACGGCACCGTCGCCGACCCATTTAGGCTCCGACTGCTCGACGGCCTGGCGGCATCGATCGGGGAGCGCGGATATCGCGCCACCACCGTGGCCGACATCGTGCGCCACGCGCGCACCTCCAAGCGCACCTTCTACGACCAGTTCCCGAGCAAGGAGCAGTGCTTCCTGGAACTGCTGCAAGTCGAGATCCAGGTGATGGCGCAAGACATCCGGGCCGCAGTCGACCCCGAAGCCGACTGGCACCACCAGATTCGTCAGGCGGTGGAAGGCTACGTCGGTCACATCGAGTCCCGACCCGCCATCACGTTGAGCTGGATCCGCGAGTTCACCTACCTGGGCGAGGTCGCCCGGCCGGTGCAGCGCCAGAGCCTGGAATTGCTGACCAATCTGCTCGTCGGTCTCAGCGGCAGCCCGGGTTTCCAGCGCGCGGGTTTGCCGCCGCTCACCGAACCGCTGGCGGTAATCCTGGTCGGCGGCCTGCGCGAACTCGTCGCCCTCGCCGTCGAGGACGGCAGGCCACCCAGGGAAATCGTCGAGCCGGCTGTGGACGCCTCGATAGCCCTATTGGGCCCCCGGCACTGA
- the cyp138 gene encoding putative cytochrome P450 138 (frameshifted, insertion at around 362220): MSRLFGSGSVFALDRDDHRRRRRLLAPPFHGKAMKNYEAVIEEETLRETANWPEGRPFETLPSMNRITLNAILRAIFGADGAELDELRRIIPPWVTLGSKMALMPQTKRSYGRFSPWGRMARWRRLYDDVIDKLIADERADPNFADRTDVLALLLRSTYDDGTVMSRKDIGDELLTLLAAGHETTASTLAWAFERLTRHPEVLAALVAEADEGGSELRQATIWEVQRVGNVIDFAARNVNVPVYRLGEWTIPQGYSVMTCISQIHKNPAAFPDPERFDPRRFIESKPSSFAWIPFGGGTRRCVGAAFANMEMDVVLRTVLRDFTFEITDAPGERPYNRGVAFVPKKGGRVVVHRRR, translated from the coding sequence TTGAGCCGACTGTTCGGGTCGGGCTCGGTCTTCGCCCTCGACCGCGACGACCACCGTCGCCGCCGCCGCCTGCTGGCACCGCCCTTCCACGGCAAGGCGATGAAGAACTACGAGGCCGTCATCGAAGAGGAGACGTTGCGCGAGACGGCCAACTGGCCCGAAGGCCGGCCGTTCGAGACGCTGCCCTCGATGAACCGCATCACGCTCAACGCGATCCTGCGCGCGATTTTCGGCGCCGACGGAGCCGAACTCGACGAGCTGCGCCGCATCATCCCGCCCTGGGTCACCCTCGGTTCGAAGATGGCGCTGATGCCCCAGACCAAACGTAGCTACGGCCGTTTCAGCCCGTGGGGCCGGATGGCACGGTGGCGGCGACTGTACGACGATGTCATCGACAAGCTGATCGCTGACGAGCGCGCCGATCCGAACTTCGCCGACCGCACCGATGTGCTGGCATTGCTGCTGCGCAGCACGTACGACGACGGTACGGTCATGTCCCGCAAGGACATCGGGGACGAGCTGCTCACCCTGCTGGCCGCCGGTCACGAAACCACGGCGTCGACGTTGGCGTGGGCGTTCGAGCGGCTGACCCGGCACCCCGAGGTGTTGGCGGCGCTGGTCGCGGAGGCCGACGAGGGCGGCAGCGAGCTACGCCAGGCGACCATCTGGGAAGTCCAGCGGGTCGGCAACGTCATCGACTTCGCCGCCCGCAACGTCAACGTCCCGGTGTATCGGCTCGGCGAATGGACCATCCCGCAGGGGTATTCGGTTATGACGTGCATATCGCAGATCCACAAGAACCCGGCAGCGTTTCCCGACCCGGAGCGCTTCGACCCGCGCCGATTCATCGAGTCCAAGCCGTCGTCGTTCGCGTGGATACCGTTCGGCGGCGGCACCCGTCGCTGCGTGGGGGCTGCGTTCGCCAATATGGAGATGGACGTGGTGCTGCGAACCGTGCTGCGCGACTTCACCTTTGAAATCACAGACGCACCGGGTGAACGACCGTACAACCGTGGCGTCGCGTTCGTGCCGAAGAAGGGCGGCCGCGTCGTCGTGCACCGCCGCCGCTGA